From Pseudochaenichthys georgianus chromosome 15, fPseGeo1.2, whole genome shotgun sequence:
ggggtagagagagaaaaaaaaatcaaagagtAACTTCAAAAGTCCCCAGGGCCTTATTTTTAATATGATTGCCATTACTACAAATATGTAGATTTCCCTTCACAAATGAAAACCTTTTTGATTGGATATTAGTGGGGAAATCTTAGAAATGCTACAGGAGATTACCAAACATACATGTGACTCTTTAATTACACATTTCCATTACAGGCCGAAGCAGAAGGGGGTGCGGAGAGGGCCCCCGGTTACTGATGGCAGTTCTGCTGTGATGAGCCTATCTGAGGAAGCGCAGGACTGGATTTCTTCAGCCCCCAAAATGTCACCATGCTAAAAAACTACACTGTATTAATGTGTACCCTCTGATGTATTGTCTGAGGACCTTGACTCAACTGTAAAAGTACAAGGACGATACCATCAGGCTTAAAAACCCACAATTTTAACTATTTTCTGTAACTTTAGTTGCTTGTTATGTTTTTTATCATTTATAAAAACCAAATCTGACACTGATAAGACCCGACTTGTGATCTCAATCATCGTCTACTGTATCTCACTAACAAGACTCTAACTGACAGCATTCTTTATGCCACAAAACATGTTTTAAGGTCACTGAAGTAAAATGCTGTTGCAGATGAATTAATGAAATCTGGCTGCTTTGTAAGCTTTTTCCTCAAATGACTGTGTGAAAGACTTGGCGGAATAAAAgcaaatatgatatattaattACAAAGAACTGCATTTGAGGGATAAAGGAGCCCCTCATTATATTGATGTGACAAGTTCTGTTTCATTCAGCTTGTTAATCATTTCTTTTATCCTTTTCATAGTGGCCTCAAAATGAGGCTAAAATCAGCAAAAAATAAACCTCAATTTTATGCTGCTCTGAGATAAATTAAGCACAAAATACTCCAAAATAATCATTAAAAGGATTTCAAATTGAATTGAGCACAGTTCCCTTTCAGTAGGTCAGCTATAATGTTCATCAAGCTTGCAAATATTTTTGCTTCATTGGCAATTTGCAAGCGCTTGCATAAAATGTTCATTCATCTTCAAGTGCAGAAATGTATCCCAATGAAAGAAAGTTATAATTTCTTTCAGTGATGAATTACACACAAGCCCATCTATTATCTAACCATTGATTTAAATGCTCTAGCTGCAGTCACTGAGGCTGTATCAGGTACTATTCTTTTGTCAAGCTACATTTATTAGCTTTTTCGCAGAGGGGAACAAAAACCTACATTTCACtttaatctcacacacacaagaaaGGAGATTCATCCTAATCTTATCACTAAATGTAACCAAACATAATCCCTAATATTCATCTCAGTGTCAGGTTGAGAGTATTCTAATCCATATCACAGAAGACAATGAGAGGATACAGTGTCAGGGAAACACAAAGGATGGGAAGGTGTTACTAACAGCTTCGACTGACACAGTATTAAACCTCAGCAGATAAGTTGGAAGGCAAGAGCCTTTGTTACCTTCGGAGGGGGTTTGGAACATGCAGGGGGATGAAATCGATCATTTACACCGAAATGCTGCTTAAGCTCATTCCAGTGCTGCTCATGCTCCTCCTGATGCTctctgctgacagagggaaagaGTTCATGTTCATTACATGTAGCCCAGCACTGTGATAAGGCAGACTAATACTGTCCATCTCACTATAGTCTGAATAAGCATCTATCACACAGTATGGTTACTTTGAATGCACTGCACTACATTTCAGAGGTACCTCTTACTGCAGGATAATTATCTGACAGCTGTAGTTACTTTCAATATTTCACTTGGACAATATGATGTACCTAACTAACACCATTGATTCATTAATAAGAAATacaatattttatatataaagctAATTTCCTGATAATTCTTTAGTAACATTCTGTTTCATTTTAGGCATAAAACATATTGTTCACTAGGGCTGTGTAACACCGACATCTACAGTATAGaacatttgaattttttttaaaaacgatTGCTATGGTGTTTTAATTCGGGGTTTTTTAAACATAGTTTTTTGTATAACTTGTGTAAGCGAAAAAACTGAAAGAAACAACATTGATacgttaaaagaaaaaataatgCTTATGGTCATTACCGgcatttaattattatttaattagTCATTACCTCCCTTATTGTACACACAAAGAAAGTACACAATACAACTATGATGCTACGCTGATTGGGGCTCAGAGCTTACTGATGGATAGATGAATAAGTAAATAATTGCTTTATTACAAACTATCTCTATTTTGTGGATGTGATTACTAAATATCATATATACTTCCATTGTCTATAGCATGCAATAGATTTTGGGCCAGCGAAAGCCATTCAGTTATCAGAATCggaggatgaaaccctctttatttgtcacacacatgcacacagcacacacagtgaaattggACCTTtaatttaacccatcctagtactaggagcattgtgcagctattgtacagcgcccggggaggaATCGGGTGGGGGGAGGGGTtggttgtccggtgccttgctcaagggaacCATGGCAGTGCTAAGGAGGTGAACatggacctctccaagtagcagtctaCACTCCATATTAAGGTCATtgcggggacttgaaccggcgaccctacggttcccaagccaagtccctacagaCTATGTTCCTGTCAATTAGTAATGAGGGTCAACCAGCACTAAACTTAACTGTTAATATTAGATCATACATTACAGCTTTCAtgtctgttttatttttgttaaaGGCTTTTATCATTATATGATAGGGCTGCAAGACAACTTCCAGATTACACAATTGCATGTGAAGAATGATGCGGATTTATGTTGTAAAAAATCTCTTCTCTGGTTAGACATTTTTTATAGGGTTAGGGTACCTTGTCTCTGTAGTTTCCTCACTGTTTGTTCCTGTTGATTGACATAAGAGACACagttaaatatttgtaaaatataTAAGTATCACTAAACAGAAGTCTTCATGTCTACTAGGCGGCtctggctcagtggatagtgtgctggacttcaaatcagggggatagcaagttcgagtcccactgcagtcagcatgtcattgtgtccctgggcaagacacttcaccccaaattgctcctgtggggattgcccacagtattgagtatgtaagtcgctttggataaaagcgtctaacaaattacatgtaatgtaatgtaatactagGAGGGACAATAGGGTGATTTGTTACATACAATATTAAGACCAGAATATGAAATATTTGATGTCTTTGCAAGTTATACAACATAATTTGCTGTGTAGATCTTTACATCTCACACATGCACGCCGGACAGAAGGAAGGCCCAACATCAATATACCGTATCAAACATTACATGTTTATTGTATTATAGTAACTATGATGGATACCTTTCTTGTGtcgtcttctttttcttttttggggGACCTTCGTTGTCTTaattttttcctttttcttccGTAGATCCTGGAatttctaacacacacacacacacacacacacacacacacacacacacacacacacacacacacacacacacacacacacacacacacacacacacacacacacacacacacacacacacacacacacacacacacacacacacacacacacacacacattacattcacaaaatacaactACTACCCCTGATCTACCTCTGCTGTACACATCTTATAGTCTATATTATGATACAAAAAGTCTTACAGGGCTTCTTAAACCATCCATATCTCAAGATCAAGCAGAGCTTTCTTTTATATGTAGTCCCCACTAACAAAATAACAGGTACACCAAAAGCTAGCTAGTACAGTACTTCACATAATAAATGCTTAGCTTAGATGCACACCAAACCAACATACTTGCCACATTTCCTGAGATATACCAGGCATACTGCATGTCGGGGACTCATTGTCTGATTCACATGCAGTGTGAGTAGACTGTGTCTCTTTCACAGAGACTGTGTTTTCCCCTACAGAGCTCAACTTTTCAGCAGAGCTCTCACactgctctccctctctctgttcctCAGCTTCATCCTCATCGTCATCCGGACTGAGGTCGTCTTCGGTGAAACCTTTGGGCAAAAGACCGCTATACATATCGAGGCAGTAGATAAAGTCAGATTATAggctaaagtattatttatctGGACAGAAAACAGTCAGAAATGGCTAAATTAAAGATTACAGCTGTTGCAACAGGCTCTCATTTCCGGGTAAACACTGTGACGTTACTGTTGAGAAGGACCGATTGGCTGGAAGCTAGGCATGTTGAGCACATGGTCCAATCGAGAATGAGAGCAGCGCAGCACGAGGGCCATACAAAGGCTCTTATTGGTTGTTTTGGTAAGAGCAACGTTTAACATTTTAGGGTTAATTTGGTGTTCTGTTTAACAAGAAGAGCGGTTTTATGGTGTACACTTCCCGTTAAAAAGACATTTACACCACAGAAAAGAAGCGTCGAACAAATGTAAGGACTTTAAGATAGTCTTTGCTGCGAAGTAAAGTCCAGAGCAGGCTGTTGTGGAGCATTTCTAATTGAGGTGAGCCAGGCTACTGACAGGTCCGTGAATTACCAGGAATCATTCAAACGTTAACCTATATTTGTGTCATGTTCTCTGCGAGATAAGCTTCCTTCTATGACCAATGGTTCGCAATTTGCTCAATGTGCTTTGggcattacattattattagaATGATTAGCATGCAAATCTTGTATAGCCCCTGGCACTGGCACAGGCACATCTACCCTTAAATTGCTCTTTCACACTCATTCACATTAGCTTTCTTTTGGTTGCATTTTATTGCAAAGCCAATAATCTACATAAATTATAGCCTGCATTCTCTGTGCCATATGCATTAGGAATAAAGTGAGACCTAACCAATATCAAAAGGTCAGGCTCAGGTTGGCTGGACTCTGGCTGGAAGAAGTTTCTGGAAGAAACAAAAAATCTCAATTAAAACTATAGTGTTGTATAGGACTAGCTAATAATTGAAATTATCAGAGTTGGTTTAATACAAAGAAGAGAATTTGGTGCCAATTCCTAAACAGTTcttctttttatatattttaattg
This genomic window contains:
- the fam204a gene encoding protein FAM204A isoform X2 — translated: MYSGLLPKGFTEDDLSPDDDEDEAEEQREGEQCESSAEKLSSVGENTVSVKETQSTHTACESDNESPTCSMPGISQEMWQKFQDLRKKKEKIKTTKVPQKRKRRRHKKGTNSEETTETREHQEEHEQHWNELKQHFGVNDRFHPPACSKPPPKSGLEKSIEGAIAEGDIAKAEEMSDRLATRELAVKIAQAADCRDFVQHKQEEEALRAAQKRKNQISWGFEAKRRWETKSNMGFM
- the fam204a gene encoding protein FAM204A isoform X1; this encodes MYSGLLPKGFTEDDLSPDDDEDEAEEQREGEQCESSAEKLSSVGENTVSVKETQSTHTACESDNESPTCSMPGISQEMWQKFQDLRKKKEKIKTTKVPQKRKRRRHKKGTNSEETTETSREHQEEHEQHWNELKQHFGVNDRFHPPACSKPPPKSGLEKSIEGAIAEGDIAKAEEMSDRLATRELAVKIAQAADCRDFVQHKQEEEALRAAQKRKNQISWGFEAKRRWETKSNMGFM